GGCGTCGGGCGACCTGAAGTGCGCCCCGCGCCCAGCGCTTGCGCTGGCTCAGCCACGCGTCGAGCGTCGCGGGGTTGTTCTCGTACGTGACGACGCCGGGGTCGACTCGCACGTCGTCTCCCGCCTGGTGGACGCGACACGCCATGTCCACGTCCTCGATGAGCACCGATTCGTCGAACGGGCCGAGGTCGTCGACGAGACCCGCGCGGAAGAGCACCTGCCCGCCGGTAAAGAGCGTGAACCCGCCGAACACGTCGCGGGCGTAGAACTCGGCGCGTTCGAGGAGATGGCGCTCGACGGTCGCGTGGAGCGCGACGAGCGAGTCTGTCGCGTTAGTGCCGTAACACCGCCCCTTCACGCATCGAACGTCGGCGTCGCGGAACCACCGGACGCCGCGCCGGAGCATCGCCGGATCGGGACGCTGGTTCGCGTCGATGCTGGCGACGACTTCGCCGGAAGCGTGGTCGAGCGCGTGGTTGACCGCCGCCGCCTTTCCGCCCGGCGGAGCGTTCCGGCGCACGGCGGTCACGCGGTCGTGTCGCCGTGCGGCTCCCTCGGCGACGCGAGCGGTCCCGTCGGTCGACGCGGACTCGTAGCAGAGGACGGTCTCCACCTCGCCGGGGTACTCCAGCGCGCGGCAGGCCGCGACGCAGTCCCGGAGCGCGTCCGCCTCGTTGTACGCCGTCACGACGACGCTGACTGACGGCCACTCCGTCGGTGGGTCCGGCGGGGTCGGCGACCGCACCGCCAACAGTGACGACCAGAGCGCACGGGCGGCGATCCCGGCCAGAAGCGCCGTCCCGATTACGGTCAGCGCGTTCGCAGCGGCTGGCACCGCGAGCGCGAGCGCGAGAAACAAGAGAGCGATCCCGCCGGCGAGCGCCGCGTACGTCGCCGTCGACGACCCGTCCGCGGACGACGGCGTCTCGACCTCCATGCCCGAAGCAACGACGGCGCGGGGGAAAACCGTGGGGACCGGATAACGACGCTCGGATACCGGGAGACGGTCGAGGCGGCAGGTGAAAGCAAGTGAGAGGAGCGATCGGGTACGCGTCGTGTGGAGGGTTCAGAATGTGTAGAGAGTTTGAATAGTGTAGAATGTCTAACCGGTCTCGGAAAGCCACAGGGAAGGAGTACGCGAAGAGAGATCAACCGTGGAGAGCGTCCGAGATGGGGGAGAGGGGGGAGGGAGGTGGGGGGATGGAGGGGCCGCAACGGCGGGGACGCGGTCGAATTGCGTTCCGGGACGAGGGGGAAGCGTTCCGGGACGAGGGGGAAGCGTTCCGGAACGCGGGAGTGGGGTGCCGCTGAACTGGGGTGCCGTGGGAGGGCGTCGGGGGAAGCGGGGCAGGGGAACCGGACGAGACGTCGCCGCCTCAGTCCTGCGAGACCGCGGTCGCGGTCGCGGCGGCCGTCGCGTCGTTGGGGGGTCGAACGACGACGGTGCGGTCGCCGCGAATCACGACGTCGCAGTCCGCGAGCGTGAACGTGAGCCGAGCGTCGAACTGCGGAGAGTCCTCCCCGAACAGGCGCTCCAGCGCGTCCGGGTCGACACTGTCGTAGAGGGGCACGTCGATGTCCATGGGATCTACGCCCTTGGCGTCGGCGACGGCCCAGACGACGGTCTCCGGGAGGGACTCGTTTTCCGCACTGCGTTCGACGGTGGTCGGTAGGTTCACGCTCATGTTCCATCCCTTCGTAGTACATCCGGCCCCATGGGTACCGTGGCTACAGTGATACGGGAGCCGATCGGATCGGGGCTATATGCATAACACGGGGGTCACTCCTCGTCGAAGAGGAGCGTGAGGAGTTTGCGCTCCGCGGCCCGCAGATGCCTGTTGACGGTCGGCTGCGAGACGCCGAGCGTGTCGGCGATCTCCTGCCCGGTCCGCTCGCGGGGCCAGTCGAAGTAGCCACCGTAGAACGCCGCCTCCAGCACCTCGTTCTGCCGGTCGGTGAGCGACGACTCCACCATCGACCGGAACCGACGCCTCGACCGCACCGGCCGGTCGAGTTCGCGGCGGGCGACCGGCGCCGCGTCGTACCGCTGCCGGAGCCACCGGACGAACGAGTCGACGTCGATCGGAGACGGGAGTTCGACGACGAGGCGAAGCCCGTCGCCGTCGGTGGTCCCGTCGCGGGGGAGCGCGTTCCGTTCCAGCAGCTCGCCGAAGAAGCCGTCCTCGTCGAAGACGACCTCGATCCGGACGGAGCCGTCGGACCGGTCGACGACTGACGACCCGCGGACGTCCGCGCGGTCGTCCGTGGCCGCGAGCAGGTCGTCCGCTGCACCGTCGGGCACGAGCACGATCGTCCGGACCCCGTCGTCATCGAGGCAGACGCGCTCGAACTCCAACTCCGTGCCGGCGGCGCCCGCGAGCGCGACGGGCGGGACGTCGTCGCCGACCCTGAGTTCCAGTTCGGTCGACGAGTCGCTTGCGATAGCGCGCCTGCGCTCGACGTTTCCGAGCGCGTACCCGGTTAGGTCGCCGACCGCGCCGAACGCCCGCCGCTCGCGCTCGCCGAACGCGTCCGGTTCGGTCGCGTAGACGACCAGCACGCGGCGGGGAACGTCGTAGCCGCGGATCGGAACGGCGATGACCGAGCGGAACTCGCGTTCCAGCGCGGCCTGCCGCCAGGGATCGAACGGAGGGTCTCCGAGTACGTCGTTCTGCGTCTGCACCGTCCCCTCCTGAAGTGCTCGGCCGGCCGGACCCTGCCCGTGCGGGCTCTCGTCGACGGTTACCGATATCTGCTCCAGGTACCCCTCGCCCTCGCCGGCCGAGACCGTCGGGATCACGTCCTCGGTGGCAGGGTCGTCCTCGCCGACCCAGGCGAACGCGAATGGCTCCGCAGCGGTGATCCGCTCGCAGACGCCGCGGAGGACCTCGCGCTCGGAATCCGCGCTCACGGCGACGTCGACGCTGCCGCCGAGCACGTCGGCGACCGCCGCCGTTCGGTCGAGCGAGGCGGTCCGGGCCTCCAGCGCGGAGGTCCGTTCGCGCAGCGATTCCTCCCGGTCCGCCCGGTCGAGGGCTGCTCGGACGCCCTCGGCGAGGATGCGGACGGTGTCGCGCTCCCGGGGGGTGAAGTCGTCGCCGGTCGCCGTCCAGACGACGACGCCGTGCTTGCCGAGCGGAACGCAGAACCCCCGGAATCCCTCGCCGACCGCGAACTCCGTCGGTTCGTACGTGGCGAACGTCTCCCAGAGCGGGTTCTCGACCGAGTCGCCGAGCAATTCGTCGGAGAGCGCGCCCTCCGGTGATTCCGCGACCGGCCGGAGTTCGCCGCCGCTCTCGTCGTAGAGGGCGACCATCGCCGCGGGCGCGTCGAACTTCGCCTCGGCCGCGTCGACGACCGCCTCGCAGATCTCTGTCCGGGTCTCGGCGGCCGACAGCCCCTGCGTCACCTCCGCGACGGCAGCGAGTTCCCGCTGGTGCTCGACCTGCTCGGTGACGTCGCGGATGATCCCCGTGAAGAGCCGGTCGCCGTCGTACCGGAACTCGCTGAACGAGACGCCGAGTTCGATCGTCGATCCGTCGCGGCGTCGGCCGGGGAGTTCGAGGTAGTCCCAGTTCAACGCTCGCTCCCCCGACCGGAGGTAGCGGTCCATCCCCTCGCGGTGGCGCTCGGCCATCTCGTCGGACATGAGGAGGGAGAGCGATTCGCCGATCAGCTCCTCGGGCGCGTAGCCGAACACCTCCTCGACCGCCGGGTTGACGTACCGGATCTCGCTGTTCGCGTCGATCGTGACGATCGCGTCGGACGCGGCGTCGGCGAGCGCCTGCAGGTGCGCCTCGCTCCGCGTCGCGGCCGTCGCCTCGGCGTCGGCACCGTCGTCCGACGGGCGCTCGTCACCCCGCACCGCGCGTTCGATCGCGTGCACGAGGAGACGGTCGCTCGCCGCGCTCTCCCGGTCGACGAACTCGGCGCTGGCGTCGAACACGTCGTCGACGGCAGCCTCCTCCGCCGCCGCGTAGACGACCGCAGCGACGTCGGGAAAGCGCTCGCGGAGCGCGTCGAGAACGGCCGCGTCCGCGCAGACGAGGCAGTCGATCTCGTCCGGATCGAGGCCGCGCGAGCCGCGGCCGGTCTCGAAGAACTCGATCGAGATGCCCGTGTCGCGGACGGCGTCGGCGACGGCGTCCGCGGTCGCCCCGTCGGCCACGACGGCGACCGACGCGGCGGAGAGGGATTTCCGTCTCATCGGCAGTCGTCCCCCCTCGTACGACAGATCATATAGTCGTCCCCAGTTACATTCAAACTTCTAGCTGTGAAATCGTTAAGCCGCAGATTCCAAAAAGACCTCCACCCAAAGAGTGGGGTATGTGCCGAGGAACCGAATGCCACACAGATGGTCAAACGCGATGAGCGAGCCGAAGTCAGCGGAGCAGGGCGATAGCGCCGTTTCCGTCGCCGAACCCATCGCGGTCAGCGGCGCGGAGACGTACTTCCGCTCCGTCGTCGAGAACACGTCGGACGGCGTCGTCGGCGTCGACGAGAGCGGCGACGTGGTGGTCGCTAACCCGGCGGTCGAGCGGCTGTTCGGCTACGCGCCCGAGGAACTGATCGGCGAACCGGTGACCGCGCTGATGCCCGAACGACTCCAGTCGGACCACGTCGCCGCGTTCGAGCGATACCTGTCGACGGGTGAGCGCACTGTGGACTGGGACTACCTCGAGTTCCCCGGCCAGCACCGAGACGGGCACGAGCTCCAGTTGAGTATCGCGTTCCGAGAGTCGGAACACGGCGGAGAGCGGGTGTTCACCGGGTTCATCCGCGACGTCACCCCGCGGAAGGAGCGGGAACGAGAACTCGA
This region of Halostella limicola genomic DNA includes:
- a CDS encoding glycosyltransferase; protein product: MEVETPSSADGSSTATYAALAGGIALLFLALALAVPAAANALTVIGTALLAGIAARALWSSLLAVRSPTPPDPPTEWPSVSVVVTAYNEADALRDCVAACRALEYPGEVETVLCYESASTDGTARVAEGAARRHDRVTAVRRNAPPGGKAAAVNHALDHASGEVVASIDANQRPDPAMLRRGVRWFRDADVRCVKGRCYGTNATDSLVALHATVERHLLERAEFYARDVFGGFTLFTGGQVLFRAGLVDDLGPFDESVLIEDVDMACRVHQAGDDVRVDPGVVTYENNPATLDAWLSQRKRWARGALQVARRHTLAMLRSPRVSPVTKLDAAFTFGYVLVAPLLILALPALWIAAPPFRDAPLAAALRLSPAAAGLVAAAVVFALDYVADRSHAHREYAAPLTLWAYAALQCTVVVTAFLDEFVLDAPVTYVTSSTEDAGASSDD
- a CDS encoding HalOD1 output domain-containing protein yields the protein MSVNLPTTVERSAENESLPETVVWAVADAKGVDPMDIDVPLYDSVDPDALERLFGEDSPQFDARLTFTLADCDVVIRGDRTVVVRPPNDATAAATATAVSQD
- a CDS encoding PAS domain S-box protein; protein product: MRRKSLSAASVAVVADGATADAVADAVRDTGISIEFFETGRGSRGLDPDEIDCLVCADAAVLDALRERFPDVAAVVYAAAEEAAVDDVFDASAEFVDRESAASDRLLVHAIERAVRGDERPSDDGADAEATAATRSEAHLQALADAASDAIVTIDANSEIRYVNPAVEEVFGYAPEELIGESLSLLMSDEMAERHREGMDRYLRSGERALNWDYLELPGRRRDGSTIELGVSFSEFRYDGDRLFTGIIRDVTEQVEHQRELAAVAEVTQGLSAAETRTEICEAVVDAAEAKFDAPAAMVALYDESGGELRPVAESPEGALSDELLGDSVENPLWETFATYEPTEFAVGEGFRGFCVPLGKHGVVVWTATGDDFTPRERDTVRILAEGVRAALDRADREESLRERTSALEARTASLDRTAAVADVLGGSVDVAVSADSEREVLRGVCERITAAEPFAFAWVGEDDPATEDVIPTVSAGEGEGYLEQISVTVDESPHGQGPAGRALQEGTVQTQNDVLGDPPFDPWRQAALEREFRSVIAVPIRGYDVPRRVLVVYATEPDAFGERERRAFGAVGDLTGYALGNVERRRAIASDSSTELELRVGDDVPPVALAGAAGTELEFERVCLDDDGVRTIVLVPDGAADDLLAATDDRADVRGSSVVDRSDGSVRIEVVFDEDGFFGELLERNALPRDGTTDGDGLRLVVELPSPIDVDSFVRWLRQRYDAAPVARRELDRPVRSRRRFRSMVESSLTDRQNEVLEAAFYGGYFDWPRERTGQEIADTLGVSQPTVNRHLRAAERKLLTLLFDEE